One Narcine bancroftii isolate sNarBan1 chromosome 3, sNarBan1.hap1, whole genome shotgun sequence DNA window includes the following coding sequences:
- the LOC138758766 gene encoding C2 calcium-dependent domain-containing protein 4C: MKQCREGEAGEFGPLLLRFGESGHSAGAERPQGARAQKGERGYRSPCPRMWLFDKIRGSVESNLNRSGDGGGRERPAQGPIFSNVLTPDKIPDFFIPPTFASTSSEAAAAENAENRQKRSNLKASTSEQIFVAKKPQGSPRVKSRTCSEAGGGNLLRVANRHIIQIESADEGGADELSGSGCNTNSDPQSQSAMSLPYIPLTQTSYGFSTLVESPHTRRKESLFHADHGSPVTSPGSPRKRPAGHRSNGESQHLNPPEFSLSLASTYRYFGGGDSDTASSVESSPFNSPLLSRSVSGASLLKLFSHENLAKHCKPLQSFTRNSSLSTDECSSTDASPNVSKRLRCPTPPPGGPPAPQGILPLSLLPDQDRVHKEHTVRLSRGGTIRLAAEYDPTNARLRIRIITAEDLYDKALDHKSINCCVILYLTPGKSQKQRSTIIKNSRNPIFNEDFFFDGLPLDEFKRAALKLKVVNKASTLKRDAVLGEKELKLSLLLPFF; this comes from the coding sequence ATCGCAGCCCTTGCCCGAGGATGTGGCTCTTTGACAAAATCAGAGGCTCGGTTGAAAGCAACTTGAATCGAAGCGGTGACGGCGGCGGGAGGGAACGACCGGCGCAGGGCCCGATCTTCAGCAACGTGCTGACTCCGGACAAGATCCCCGACTTCTTCATCCCTCCCACATTTGCCAGCACCTCGTCCGAGGCGGCGGCCGCCGAGAACGCGGAGAACCGACAGAAGAGGAGCAACTTGAAAGCGTCCACCTCCGAGCAGATCTTCGTGGCGAAGAAGCCCCAGGGCAGCCCCCGGGTGAAGAGCAGAACTTGCTCGGAAGCCGGCGGCGGCAACCTGTTGAGGGTCGCCAACCGGCACATCATCCAGATCGAGAGCGCGGACGAAGGCGGCGCGGATGAGCTGAGCGGGTCCGGCTGCAACACCAACTCGGACCCTCAGTCGCAGAGCGCCATGTCCCTCCCTTACATCCCGTTAACGCAGACCTCCTATGGCTTTTCCACCCTGGTGGAGAGTCCCCACACCAGGCGAAAAGAGTCCCTCTTCCACGCCGATCACGGGAGCCCGGTCACCTCGCCCGGTTCCCCCAGAAAGCGGCCCGCTGGGCACCGAAGCAACGGCGAGAGCCAACACCTCAACCCGCCCGAGTTCAGCCTGTCCCTGGCGAGCACCTACAGGTACTTCGGCGGCGGGGACAGCGATACCGCCTCCTCCGTGGAGTCTTCGCCCTTtaactccccccttctctcccgctCGGTGTCGGGCGCCTCTCTGCTCAAGTTGTTCAGCCACGAAAACCTGGCCAAGCACTGCAAGCCTCTGCAGTCCTTCACCCGCAACAGCTCCTTGTCCACCGATGAGTGCAGCTCCACGGACGCTAGCCCAAATGTCTCCAAAAGGCTCCGGTGCCCCACGCCTCCGCCTGGCGGTCCTCCTGCCCCGCAAGGGATCCTTCCTCTGAGCCTGCTTCCTGACCAAGACCGCGTTCATAAGGAACACACCGTCCGCCTGAGCAGAGGAGGAACCATCAGGCTGGCCGCTGAATACGATCCTACAAATGCCCGTCTTCGCATCCGGATCATCACTGCCGAAGACCTCTACGACAAGGCTTTGGACCACAAGAGCATCAACTGCTGTGTCATCCTGTACCTGACCCCAGGAAAGAGTCAGAAGCAACGAAGCACCATCATCAAGAATAGCAGAAACCCCATTTTCAACGAAGATTTCTTCTTCGATGGGCTCCCACTTGATGAGTTCAAGAGGGCGGCGCTGAAGCTGAAAGTTGTGAACAAAGCCTCCACTCTCAAACGCGATGCGGTGCTCGGGGAAAAAGAACTGAAATTGTCCTTGTTGCTCCCTTTCTTCTGA